The DNA sequence CTCAAGTCACCTAGAGCTAAGAACTCAAGACACTTCAAATCCAAACTCCTAAAAATAATCCTAAATAAAAATGGAAATTGCCATTTACAGCGATACTATTGCAGGACTAGAGTCATATTATTCAGATCAATAGTGTAGACGGGAGAGTTTACAAAGATGAATAAAACGTTTTTGGCTATGATCGTCAGTGGATCTCTTGCACTAGGGAGTGTAGGGATTGCTGGACAATTCAATAATGAATTTCCGGTTGCAACATCGCCAATTGTTAAAGTTAATGAGCCAAACCCTAATGGTATTTCGCTGACTGAAAAAGACGCGTTGGAACTCGCTCAAAAGATCGCTAACTCAAGCTCAGCATTCAAAAAATCCATCGTTGCTGGCGGAAAATTCAAGATTGTGGTTCCGGATAAGGTGCTGATTGAAAAGTATAGGTTTACCCCATCTGAGATTCAACTTCTTCACTCGTTCGCAGATGGATCCGTGCGATCTGTTAACATCACACAAAGAAATGAAACGGCTACCGCTAATCGAGCGAGACTGTTCCATATTTCAAATTATGACCTCAAGACAGGCACCTTCGCTTTCCTTTCTACAGCTGCAGAAGGTGGACCAGCAGCAGTGGCTGCCGTTTGACCACTAGTTACTTCAATTGCAGGTCCTCTTGGAACGGTAGCTGGAATTGCTACAGCTGTCCTTGGAGGGTCATTCTTTACCAATGTCGCGCTTAGGGTAGTTGGGGCGATCCACCAAGGGAAAGGAATTACTTTCTATTCCCAATGGGGAATCCCTCCACTGCGTGTAGAGATCGAAGGACGATAACTTTTGCTCAGCAATCTCATTACCTTTTTAAAAGAAGGATTTCCGGAATTATTCTGGACGCATATGCTAGTGTTCTTTGCATATAACTTGACGTTCACGGATATATTTTCATTTCCGATTATTGCCGAAACCTTGATACTCATATGGCTTGGTGCATATATCATCAAAAAACAAATTGGCCATCAACCCATAGCTATCATTTACGCGGTCGTTTATATTACAAGTTCATTGGGAATCCTAATTATCAGAAATGATTCCACATCAAGAGCGGGACTTATCGCTCTTTGCTTCCTCTACCTCCTTGTACGTGATTATTCGGTTACAAAAAGTAAATGAACTTTGATAATTAACTGCCGGAACTGGTTAAGTCAGGGATAAATCACTACCGCACGTGTGCCGATCTGTGAGCGGGAAAGACCAAGCTAATCAGCTCATTTTAGCCGTAGCTCACCTCTTTATGCCGTCTGTCAAAGTTTGCTCAAACTTTATTTTCATCGCCCCTCTTCATGCTTGCGAAAAAGGAACGCATCAGCAAAAACAATTATTACCGCAACGATAGTGACAAGAGAATGCTTCCACCATATGTCAAACATACTTGACACTATTTCCTCTCGCATGTAAAGTCTGCTTTACATAAGGGAAAGGAATCAACTATGTCACAACCTCACATATCTATATGGGGATACACCAAACGTAAGCGACTGCCTGCACTGGTCATTGCTCTGCCGCTAGGCCTGTTAGTGGGAACAGTTGTTGGGATAATCTCGGCCTATTTACGTTCCGACACGGACCATGTATGGCTGTATGCCGCCATATTCTCGGCAATGACCGGCTTTCTGTTTACTGGGCTTATCTGGGTTCTCATCGTCGATCGCACAACCATTGCTGGCGCCATCGCAAAACCGGAAGCGAGCGTTGAAAACACCTGGCATGCTAGGGCCGTATCAGCTGGATTCTTCACTATGCTCATTGGTAGTGGCTGGGGCTCAGCAATCGCCGCTTTTTACCACCAAAACGCTATTAGCATCTGCTTTGTCATCTTCTTCATCCTTGGCGTGTGCGCCTACGTAATCAGTTATGTCATCAACCGCAAGCGAACACTACAATGAAGAATTCGCTCCCGAAGCTACGCAAAGAAAACGGCTGGTCCCAAGAATACCTAGCTCAACAACTAAGCGTGAGCCGTCAAACGATTATCTCTATCGAAAAAGGACACTTCGACCCATCACTTCCACTTGCTTTCGATATTGCTCGTGTATTCAATCAAAGGATTGAGGACATCTTTTCCCCTGAGTCATAGGCTAATTCTTTTGGCTTGTTTGCCTCAGATCCTTATGATGAATACATTGTATTCATCATAAGGATCTGAGGAGTACCTATGCCCACAATGACGCTACGTATGAATGACAGCGATGCCGAACTGATCCGGAAATTTGCCAAATTTGAAGGATTAACAATATCCGATTTTGCCCGCCAAGCAATTCTGGAAAAAATTGAAGATTCCTATGATCTCGACGAATTACATCATGCTCTTGCTCATGACACTGGCGAGCGCTTTACTATCGACGAGGTTTTAGAAGAACTTTCCTGGAGATGAGTACCTCGCCACATACGTATCGAGTATTTCTCACTACACGAGCACGTAAACAGCTTAAAAAGATGGATCGCTTCGATGCAAAAATACTCGCAACATGGATAAAGAACCACCTTGAAGGATGTAGCGATCCACGTGCTTTCGGCAAAGGGCTGACAGCTAATAGATCTGGAGAATGGCGCTATCGCGTCGGCTCGTACCGCATATTGGCATTCATTGAAGACACAACGATTACAATTGAAATCTTTTCGATAGGCCGATGCGATTCAATCTATTCAAACTAAAATGCAATAGCTCCTTAGAGCATCCGCGCGAACGTATTGTAGATACTCATATCGTCGTCAAGCTCCGGATGGAAGGTCGCACCAATTTGGTTGCGATAGGTAACTGCCACCGGAGCACCATCTGGCAATGCCGCCAGTACGTCAACACCGTCACCCAGCTCAGCAATATGTGGGGCTCGAATGAACGTCATCGGGATCTGGGCCGGATCCTCGCCGGCAACACTAGGTTCTCCCTCGAAGAACTGCCCGTCAGCGATATGGAAACTGCCGAGCTGGCGGCCATAGGCGTTGCGCACCACCGTCACCGGCATCGTGGCAAACCCAGCAACCGCAACATGGGACGACGTCGGTGCCGCATGCTCTACCCCGGCAACTGGACCGTTGGCAACTTGCTGGGCTAAAAGAATTAGCCCAGCACAGGTACCAAACACTGGCAAACCATCGGCCAACTTCTGCATAAGCGGATCGAACATGTCGAGTTCGCGCAAAAGTTTACTTTGTACTGTGCTCTCGCCACCTGGCAAGACCAGCCCGTCAAGATCGCGGCGAGCATCGTCTCCGTTACGCAATTCCACAGCCGTTATTCCAAGCTGCTCTAAACGCCGGCGATGCTCAATAAATGCACCTTGGACAGCTAGTACACCAACAGTTTTTGCCATTATTTTCTGGATTCCTTCAATGTCACTTGCCGCGCTCAGCCATGAGCAGATCAATTTCAGATTCGTTGATGCCAACCATGGCTTCACCCAAATCTTCTGACAGCTCAGCAATCAGCTTGGCATCTTCGAAATTGGTCACTGACTTAACAATCGCCTGCGCGCGCTTAGCCGGATCGCCCGACTTGAAGATACCCGAACCGACGAACACGCCTTCAGCGCCGAGCTGCATCATCAATGCCGCATCAGCCGGCGTCGCTACACCGCCAGCAGCAAAATTCACGACCGGCAACTTGCCATTCTCATGCACGTAACGCAAAAGCTCTACCGGGACTGCCAGTTGCTTAGCCTCTTCAAACAGTTCATCGGCGCGCAAGCTCTGAACCTTACGCATCTGGGACTGAATCAGGCGCATATGGGTAACCGCCTGTACCACATCACCAGTTCCTGGCTCGCCCTTGGTACGAATCATCGAGGCACCTTCAGCGATACGGCGAAGCGCTTCGCCAAGATCCTTCGCACCACACACAAACGGCACATCAAAATCAGTCTTATTAATATGGAAAACATTATCTGCTGGGGAGAGTACTTCGGACTCGTCAATATAGTCAATCTCGAGCGCCTGTAAAATCTGGGCTTCAACAAAGTGTCCGATACGAACCTTTGCCATGACTGGAATGGACACTGCGTTCTGGATTTCTTTAATCAAGCGTGGGTCACTCATCCGTGAAACGCCACCTGCTGCACGAATATCTGCTGGGATGCGTTCGAGAGCCATCACCGCACTAGCGCCTGCTTCTTCGGCAATCCGTGCCTGCTCAGCGTTTGTGACGTCCATAATAACGCCACCTTTAAGCATCTGCGCAAGTTGTTTATTCAATTCGAAGCGAGAATTCTCAGTCATACCCGTACCTTTAAAGTTCTAAATTTCTGAAGTTTTACCGGCTTGTACCGTAAACTATTCATGCAATACTATACGCGAGGTAATCCTACTTCACGATCGAAGTCCGTTATCAGCGTAGCCAAAACTATGAACACTGAGGCGATCTATTTCACACTGTAAGACGTCCAGCATTTTTTGTCTCAACCAGCGATAATTATTTTATGAATAACCTTGTTTTGCAGTCAGATTTTGGTCTCGACGACGGCGCAGTCAGCGCAATGTATGGCGTTGCCGTTGGAACTAGTCCCAAACTTCACATCTATAATCTCACCCATAACATTCCACCATACGATATTTGGGAAGGTTCTTATCGTTTAGCACAAACTATCGATTACTGGCCAGAAGGAACCGTTTTCGTCTCCGTCGTCGATCCTGGAGTTGGCTCAGACCGTCTCTCCGTCGTCGCCAAAACCAAAACCGGCCATTACATCGTGACGCCAAACAACGGAACCCTCACGCACGTTAATGCTATTTTTGGCATCACAGATATTCGCACGATCGACGAAACCATCAACCGCCGTGCCGGATCAGAAGCCTCATACACCTTCCACGGCCGTGATATTTACGCTTTTACCGGTGCCCGGTTAGCCGCTGGCATTATTTCATTTGACGACGTCGGACCACGCGTCCCACTCGATGCTCTCGTTACTCTCGATTACGAAGAACCTACATTTGTTGACGGCGAGATCCGGGGAATCATTGAAGCCCATGATGTCCGTTACGGATCGCTATGGACATCCATTCCACGTACTCTCTTCCTCGATATGGCTGATGGGTTTAACCAACGGTTCCGTTTACGTGTTTTCAATCAGGGACGCCAAGTGCACTCCAACCACATGCTCTATGTGCCATCATTTGCTTCAGTTGAGGTCGGCGATTCACTACTTTACGTTAACTCACTCGATCGTATGGCCATCGCTATTAATCGTGGCTCCTACGCTCACGCATTCAACATCGGTACCGGTACATCTTGGCAGGTATCACTAGCCCATTACGAGCTATAAGGGACACGAAAGGATAAATAATGTCTAAGAAAATGTCACCAGTCGTACAAGTCGTTGCTATCGGCATCGGCGCAGCATTATTCTTCGTCTTGGGCCGCTTCGCCGCAATCCCAACCCCAATTCCAAATGTCGCCATCGCACTCCAATATGCAGTTCTAGCCGTTTTTGCTGTACTGTTTGGACCAGTTCCAGGTGCCCTCATCGGCGGAATTGGTCACGTTCTTATCGATGCCACTGGATATGGCATTTGGGCATCATGGGAAGTTGCCTCCGCAGTTGTCGGCCTCATCATCGGAATTACAATGCTTGGCAACAAAGTCAATGAAGGACTCTTCCACACCAAAACTATTGTTCGATTCAATGTCGGCGTCGTTATAGCAAACGCCATCGCATGGGCTTTAGTCGCTCCGCTGGGAGATATTCTTATCTACTCCGAACCAACAAACAAGGTATTCATTCAAGGCGCCACTGCCTTCATTTCCAATTCGATTACCACCGGCGTTGTTGGCACACTTATTTTGATCGCCTACGCAAAGACGCGCACCCAAAGCGGTACACTGTCCACCGAGGCGTAAGAAAGACAATAAATGACTCCTCCGATCCAACCGATTATCTCTCTTCGTGACGTTACGTTTCAGTATCGAGCACAATCGGCATCTACCTTGCACAATATTAATCTCGACATATTTCCTGGTGAAAAAGTTGCGATCGTTGGTGCATCTGGATCGGGGAAGTCTACTCTTATCCGGTTAATCAACGGACTAGTCCCACACTACTTCTCTGGCACTGTTACTGGTGATATTACTGTTGCTGGCCTTGATCCACAAGCCGTTCGATTAGTCGACATTTCGGCACATGTCGGTACCGTACTCCAAGATACATCAGGGCAATTCGTTGGCTTAACAGTAGCTGACGATATCGCTTTCTCCCTAGAAAACCAACAAGTTCCCACTCGAGAAATGCCTGCTCGCGTCGCTCAAACAGCACGCATCGTTGGGATGGAGGATTTCCTTACCCACGCACCCCAAGAATTATCTGGTGGACAAAAACAGCGCGTTGCTATGGCTGGGGTTCTTGTTGATAACGTCGATATTCTTTTATTTGACGAACCTTTAGCTATGCTCGATCCGGCTTCCGGGCGTACCAGCATTGAACTGATCGATGAACTCCACACTGTTCACAACAAAACCATTCTCATCGTCGAGCATCGCCTTGAAGACGTTCTTCACCGCCCCGTTGACCGAATCGTTTTGATGGATGGCGGAAAGATTATTGCTATTCAAACTCCTGATGAGCTCCTCTCCACTTCACTGCTCGAAGATCATGGCATTCGCCCACCGCTACACGTTTCCGCACTAAAATATGCTGGCGTTAATATCACTGCCGATATGCGGCCAGCAAATCCACACTCACTCCGGTTATCACCTGACGACATAACAACTGTTCAAGCGTGGGCTGACGCTCATGGGACTCATCCCCAGCCAGCTACACCACAAAAAACACCTGCTATTTCTTTAGAAGATATTTCTGTCTCATACTCCGGCGATAACGGTCCGCAACGTATTTTGTCACATGTGTCAACCACAATAAACAGTGGTTCAATGATTGCTATCGTTGGGTCCAACGGTGCCGGAAAATCAACGCTCGCTAAGGCTATCTGTGGTTTTCTCCCAACTGATACCGGCGATATTAAAATTCACGGCACTTCTGTTGCCAGCTGGTCAATCGCGGAACATGGCCAGCATGTAGGTTTCGTGCTTCAAGAACCAGCTCAAATGCTGTCTCGACCAACTATTATCGAAGAGATTGAACTTGGTATGCGAGCCCGCGGTATTGCAGATGATGAATGCACCGCACGCCGTGATGACGTGCTGAAAATATGTGGTCTATGGCCATTCCGAAACTGGCCTATTTCAGCTCTGAGCCACGGGCAAAAGAAACGCGTAACAATTGCCGCTATTCTCGTTCTGCAACCAGACATCTTGATCCTCGACGAGCCAACTGCGGGACAAGATTTCGCCCACTATACCGAATTTATGGATTTCCTTGCTCAGATCAACGAGACTGGCACTACCGTTGTTCTGATCACCCACGATATGCACCTTGCTTTGGAATATACTTCCCGTGTTTTGGCTATGTCCAATGGCCAAATTATTGCCGACGACGCCCCGGCTAACGTCTTAACAAATGCTAACGTGACATTCGATGCTGATATTGTCACAACCGGCCTATACGAACTTGCCCGTCTGGTTAACTACTTAGACACCTCTGCTTTCGTACAAGCTTTTGTTAATGTTGATCGCCAAGTCCGTAAACAAGCCGCTTTCCAGCGTTTGACTGGCACAGAATCAGGAGAAAAATCGCGTGGCTAAAGCAGTCCTTGGCTATATTGATCGTCCCAGCCCACTCCATCGCCTTACTGGCACCGCAAAACTCGTTCTAGTTATCAGTCTTGTGGTGGCAGCGATGCTCACCTTTGATGCCCGTCTATTACTCGGACTATCTTTCCTATCGATAGTGTTATGGACTATGTCTCGAGTACGGCTAAGCGATTTGAAAGTTGTTCTCATTATTATTGTTACATTTATGATGCTGAATAACCTTCTTATCTACATCTTTTCACCGAGTTATGGTGTTTCTCTTTTCAGTACCGAACATATTATTCTCGCTGGCCCGGGACGATGGGTTTTGACCTGGGAGCAACTCTTTTACCAGTCCTTAGTGACACTAAAGTATTTCGCAGTTCTGCCTGGCGTATTACTGTTTATTGCAACCACGCCACCACCTGAATTTGCCGCCTCACTGAATTCCCTCGGTGTTCCCTACCGCTATGCCTATTCGGTATCCCTCGCTTTACGATATATTCCAGATGTCCAACGCGATTACGGAACAATATCTACTGCCCAACAAGCACGCGGTCTTGATGCTTCGAGAAAAGCCCCCTTACGTGTGAGAACCAAGAATCTACTCGCTGTTCTTATGCCTTTACTCTTCGGATCGCTAGACCGGATCGAAACAACTTCGGCAGCAATGGAATTGCGTGGTTTTGGCAGCCTCAAGAAACGCACCTGGTGGGCGTATCGCTCCCTACAGCTGGCAGATTGGCTTATTATCCTTGCGTCACTGGCTATTGTTGGTCTTGCTATCTGGCTCCAGTTCGTCAACGGCGGAAGGTTTTGGAATCCCTTCATCTGATATGCACATCAGATAAGATGGTTCATATGTTGTGGCTATGGGCTGGCAACACATGCTGATTGGGAGTATCTATGAGCACCATTGATCTTACAGCTATACAAAACTATACATATGCGATATACAACTCGGATCGATCTGGCCACGGGTTAGACCATATTAACCGTGTTGTCAGCTTGTGTCAGCGTATTATTGCTGACACTAAAGCAGAAGGCATGAATCCACGGGTCATTCTTATTGCTGCTTACGTCCATGATGTTATTGATCCCAAAGTTGTTGCAGATCCGGTACAGGCCCGTAATGACCTGGAAAAGTTTTTACATACTCAAGCATTAACTGGCGCAGAAATAACGGAAATTCTCCATATTATTAGCAACATGTCGTTTTCAAAAAACCTCATCACCCACCAGCCACTTTCCATTAATGGACAAATCGTCCAGGATGCTGACCGGCTCGATGCTATCGGCGCTATCGGTATTGGTCGTGCTTTCTATTACGGCGGGAAATTCGGTGATGATCTATATGATCCAGCGCGCGCTCCACGCGATTTCACCAACGAAAATGACTATCGAGAACACTCCACGGTAATCAATCACTTCCACGAAAAGCTATTCAAACTAACCGATTCACTCAACACTCAAGCTGCCAAAAGAATCGGAGAGTTACGGAATAAGCGAATGTGCGTATTCGTCGAACAGTTTATTGCGGAATGGAATGGAGAGCCGTAGACATTCGGCTAATATTTAGCCCTCGTGGCGAAAGAACATAAACAATTGCGAAAACAATTCCATGTACCAACACCACAGTTGCACCAGAGGCCATGTTGAACCAATACGAGGAGTAAATACCGATAGTCACACTCAGCGCAGACATTAACGGCGCAATCCACAACATACGATCAAATGATTCAGTCATGAGAAATGCAATTGCGCCGGGAATAATCAATAACGCTACGATCAAAATAGCGCCTACTGCCTGCATCGCAACCACAACAGTCATCGCCAAACATGTTAAAAGCAAAGCCGATAACCGTTTTGTTGATAATCCAATCGCGCTTGCATGTACCGGATCAAACGCAAACAATGTTAAATCTTTACGTTTAGCGATGACGATAATAGCGGCAAGCGGAGCCAAAATGACTACCTGGAGTAGATCAGCCTGAGTAATACCCAATAAGTCACCGAAAATAACATGGTGCAAATTAATATGGCTAGGGAAAACCGATATCAAAACAAGGCCCAGTGCGAGCATCGTCGTAAAAACAACACCCATCACCGTATCTTCTTTAAGCCCAGATCCATTACGAATCACGCCTATCATTGCCACACATATCAGTGCGGCGATAAACGCACCGATTGAAAACGGCGCACCAAAAATATATGCCAGCACAATCCCCGGTACCACGGCATGCGAAAGCGCATCTCCCATCAGCGACCACCCTACAAGGACCAGCCAGCACGATAACAAAGCGCACACGCTTGCCGCGAGAATCGTCACTGCAAAGCCTCGAAGCATAAATGTATGCGTCCACATTTCAATGAACGTGTCATAAAACCACAGCCAGCTCATTTCGTTTCTCCCTTATCCGCATAGTATCCAGCAGGTGCCGTAAACGCCCGGGATAAATTATTTGAACTTAGCGTTTCTCGTGGATCTCCACGTCCCACAATCTGACGGTTAAGTAGTACCACTTCATCAGCAAACTCTGGGATAGTTGATAGATCATGAGTAGAAACTAATAGCGTTGTTCCCTTGTCAGCCAGACTCCGGAGTAATTCGGTGATGACCGAGGCAGATGTATAGTCAACACCAGCAAACGGCTCATCGAGAAGCATAAGTTCTGCGCCCTGCGCTACGGCACGAGCAACAAATACTCGTTTACGCTGTCCGCCAGACAGGGCACCGATCGGACGCTGTTCTATACCAGTCAGACCGACAACATCAAGCGCATCGGCAACGGCCTGACGATCCACATCTGTCGGTTTACGCCGAGCCCCCATAAGGCCGTAACGCCCCATCATCACAACGTCATAAACGGAAAGGGGGAAACGCGTATCAATTTCTTCATTTTGCGGAACATAACCCACTTTTCCAGATTTACGCGCCGAAAGCGAGGACGTCTGAGAAATAATAATCTCTCCTTGTTGATAATTAACGAGCCCCATAATGGACTTAAAAAATGTAGATTTTCCTGACCCATTCATTCCAACGATGGCGCAAATTCTTCCCTGACCAATACAGAAATCGACGCCGGTTAGTGCTTGGACATCGCCATATGAGACATGCAGGTCACGCACGTCTAGTACTGATGCTTGTGGATCCACTTCTATCCTCACCAACGGTCTTTTATCCAGCTCGCCGCTGGACACTTATCTCAGTTTAGCGCACAAAAGGTTGTAGTTTCTCTATGACTTATTCAACTCTTTGCCGCACCGAACTTTGACCATTTACGCTTACAAAATCGCCAATTTCCTAGCGAAAAAATCGATGGCCGCAACGTGATTTCTAAGATTTTCACGCTCCGGCCATCGATGTAATTAGATGTCTATCACATGTCTGTTTTTACTTCGACTTTCCAGTCAAACCCTTGGTGATAGTCTCTGCATCATAGCGCAGAAGGTCAAGGTAAGTTGGCACATCACCGTCAGCTTCGGAAAGTGAATCAACGTAGAGGATGCCACCGAATGGAGTTCCTGTTGCTTCTACAACTGGCTGCATCTTGTTATCGATAGTCGACTCACAGAAAACGGCTGGAATCTGGGAATCCTTGACAAAGTTCTCTACATCAGACATACGCTGTGGAGTCAATGCGCCTTCAGCATTCACACCCCAGAGATACTTTTCAGTAAGCTTCATATCGCGTGCTAGGTAAGAGAAAGCACCTTCACATGTCACAAGTGCCCGATGCTCCGGCGCAATCGAGGCGAGCTCGGTTTCCATCTTTTCCTTCACACTAGCGATTTCTTTCTTATACTTTTCGCCATTGGCCTTGTAGAAATCAGCATTGTTCTTATCGATAGACGATACCGCCTTGACGATATTATCGACGTAGACTTGACCTGCATCTGGCGACATCCATGCGTGTGGGTTTGGCTTGCCTTCGTAATCACCTTCGGCGATCGCAATTGGCTCAACACCTTCAGACAAGTCAAAATGTGGCGCCTTGACATCAGCAACGAAACGCTCGAACCAACGTTCTAGTCCAAGACCGTTATTGAGAATAACGTTCGCCCCCTCTGCCTTCTTAATGTCAGCCGGTGTTGGCTGATAATCGTGAATTTCAGCATCCGGTTCAGTGATAGACAGAACCGTCATCTTATCGCCAACAACTTGTTTCGCCATGTCAGCAATAACAGTGAAGGTTGTTAGCACAACCGGCTTGTCACCGGTCTGAGAATCACTGGTTGAGTCCATTGCCTTGGAACCCATCGCTGGCTTTTCTGAAGATGAGCACCCGGTGAGAGCGAGAGCGCAACTCGCTACGAGCGCTGGGATAATGCGCGTGATCTTTTTGATATTCATACTCATTATCTTAAGTACGCTTAGGCCACCCTCACAAGTTCGCCATGGCGAACTTTGTGTCTGACTCATCACGTAACACAATCCCCTCAAGCCACTTAACAACAAAACGAGATTAATGATCTATAGAATGGGAGTTACCTTATTCCCTACCTCAACACAGCAAAGCCTAGCACCATGAGTCCTTCACAGCATTATCCAATCCCTACCCAAGTACCAATCTATTCTTCACGCGAGATCGAAGTTCCAGCAGCCACCCGCCGCTCTCTCAGCCAAATCATCGGTGGTATCATCTTCATCTTCGCTCTCTTGTGCGCCGCGTGGCTGATCATCTTAATCGCTTTGCGCATCACACAAGGCTCATGGCTTTTTAACCTCGCTGTTTTCTGGGCGGTTTTAACCTATTTAGTTCTCCCCCGCCTCCATCAAATTTTTACTTATCTTTATGTGCCCGACTATTTCATCGGCCGCACCCGAACAACCGATGGCGTGTTGGGCGATCCAATCAACCTAGCTTTTGACGGCGATGCCAATGACATTCGTAGCGCAATGCAACATGCGGGATGGATTGAAGCTGACCCCATTACTGTACGCTCCAGTATCGGCATTGTGATGTCTACTTTGCGCCGCCGCCCATATCCCTCTGCCCCAGTTTCCACTTTGAAGCTTTTTGGCCGCAAACAGACATTCGCTTTCCAACAGGAAGTTGGCGGAAATGCTGCCAAGCGCCACCATATTCGCTTTTGGCATGTCCCGGATGGCTGGCTATTACCCGGCGGACAAAAAGTCGGCTGGTTAGCTGCCGCAACTTACGATCGATCAGTTGGTTTAAACGTCTTCACCTTGCAAGTTACCCATAAAATCGATGCTGACATTGACGCGGAACGCGACTATGTCATTAACACCTTGCGTTATGCCGATCCCGAAAACAAAGTTCGTGTCATTGAAAATTTCTCTACCGCTTACCAAGCCTGGAACGGTGGCGGGGATTTGGTGGAAACTGATGGGCATCTCCCCGTCGTCGACGTTACCGGGTCAATCAACCGCACACACTACCAGCTCCCGCAAAGTCAACACCACTCTCATGCCATCCCACCTATCCCATTAGCTTTTTCCACAATTTTAGTTGCCATACTATTTTTGTCGACCATTAATTCTGTTCTTAATGCGCAGGCTTACGCCTGGTTCAATTTTGCGATATCAATTGCCTTATTCATTGCCCTCGTTTTTACTTTTTTACGACGACGATGGGCATGGTTTATTCTCATGGGACATTCTGCGATACTGGCTTTTAGTCTTTTACTTGCTACATCTTATGCACCACATGGAAATGAAGAACCACTCACCATCATCGCATTAACTGTTTTGGTACTCGTGACTATTTCGGATGAGAAAGTTCGACTATGGGTCAGCGAAAAAGAGGCCACCGAAAGAAATGAATTCGCTGCGCATCCACAATAGACATTCCCATCACCTCATGTTATTGTATTAGTGTATTAATACAGCAACACAGAGGTGAATATGTCAGTCGACGACTCTCGCCCCATCTGGATCCAACTGGTTGACACCTTCAGCCACAACATCGTGACTGAAAAATGGCCGGCAGGATCAAAGATTCCCAGCGTCCGCGAGCTAGCACTGGACGCCGGAGTCAACCCCAACACAATCCAACGCGCACTCGCCCAACTCGATAACGAAGGCCTCACCACCACTGAGCGCACACAAGGTCGCTTCGTGACAACCGATCTGCAAACGATCGCCCACAAACGATCCGAGTTAGCCGGTCAAGCAACCAGCCAACATGTGACAA is a window from the Arcanobacterium buesumense genome containing:
- a CDS encoding LssY C-terminal domain-containing protein, which produces MSPSQHYPIPTQVPIYSSREIEVPAATRRSLSQIIGGIIFIFALLCAAWLIILIALRITQGSWLFNLAVFWAVLTYLVLPRLHQIFTYLYVPDYFIGRTRTTDGVLGDPINLAFDGDANDIRSAMQHAGWIEADPITVRSSIGIVMSTLRRRPYPSAPVSTLKLFGRKQTFAFQQEVGGNAAKRHHIRFWHVPDGWLLPGGQKVGWLAAATYDRSVGLNVFTLQVTHKIDADIDAERDYVINTLRYADPENKVRVIENFSTAYQAWNGGGDLVETDGHLPVVDVTGSINRTHYQLPQSQHHSHAIPPIPLAFSTILVAILFLSTINSVLNAQAYAWFNFAISIALFIALVFTFLRRRWAWFILMGHSAILAFSLLLATSYAPHGNEEPLTIIALTVLVLVTISDEKVRLWVSEKEATERNEFAAHPQ
- a CDS encoding GntR family transcriptional regulator, which codes for MSVDDSRPIWIQLVDTFSHNIVTEKWPAGSKIPSVRELALDAGVNPNTIQRALAQLDNEGLTTTERTQGRFVTTDLQTIAHKRSELAGQATSQHVTTMANLGLSIDEAIELIRERWNASATHEGS